A stretch of the Ictidomys tridecemlineatus isolate mIctTri1 chromosome 5, mIctTri1.hap1, whole genome shotgun sequence genome encodes the following:
- the LOC144377869 gene encoding LOW QUALITY PROTEIN: disintegrin and metalloproteinase domain-containing protein 20-like (The sequence of the model RefSeq protein was modified relative to this genomic sequence to represent the inferred CDS: substituted 1 base at 1 genomic stop codon), with protein MAVVETLMHIRVTFLPLXLGISLSIPGLSQASPSQHFTSPEVVIPLKVISRDKSAEALGWLSYSLRFGGQRHIVHMKAKKLLVSPHLPVFTYTEQHVLHQDQPFVQDDCYYHGFVEGISESLVALSTCSGGFQGMLQINELAYEIKPIKLSVTFEHLLYKIDTNETQFPSMRCGLTEEKIARQLELQMSHNFTLKQSSYLGWWIHSRFLEIAVVVDYHRYVFLERNVTTIKLNIIDIINVVDSIYQALEIDLVLTGLEVWTTDNPINTTDILDYVLDYFCTWKQNNLARRLHHDIVHLFLKEYRGAGKLGVAYVGGACRPLYNCGVELISGNQPSNFAIAMSHEIGHNLGMWHDERYCGCGSRACVMNKYYTYSFRFSNCSYADYWNNLRNTCIYPVAHDSDVFKIKYCGNEVVDAGEECDCGSSQQCARNPCCHSNCTFSPGSSCSSGLCCKDCKFRPPGTLCRHPASKCDLPEWCNGTSHECPDDVYVQDGSPCSDNAYCYKKICNTHDLQCKEIFGRDARSASQSCYNKINTQGNRFGHCDIVGTRYIKCSEPDIMCGRVQCENVKKIPTLQAHFTVHQLNFNQNTCWGTDYHLGMSIPDIGQVKEGTSCAPGKICISKKCVSMVQPTEICQPETCNMRGVCNNKHHCHCNHEWSPPNCSNKGYGGSEDSGPPPGKPVPEFNVTRTTTATVPGHATGTTTGNAPGPETGSATGNVPGRMTGITTGNAPGPETGSATTENAPGPETGSATGNVPGRMTGITMGNSPGATPESTMKYTSGHTTGKTGRTQSTTGNVPGGTTGKVTGSALKKRNSWLLWPLILLLLILCLLAMHYIAMKKKKKTAIGQAKPEEKKVKEMEKEEVIPN; from the coding sequence ATGGCTGTGGTTGAGACTCTGATGCACATCAGGGTCACTTTTCTACCGCTCTAGCTTGGGATATCTCTGTCCATTCCTGGCCTTTCTCAGGCCAGTCCCTCCCAGCATTTCACCTCCCCAGAAGTGGTGATCCCCTTGAAGGTTATCAGCAGGGACAAAAGTGCAGAGGCTCTAGGTTGGCTCTCCTATAGTCTACGGTTCGGAGGCCAAAGACATATTGTCCACATGAAGGCCAAGAAGCTGTTAGTTTCTCCACACCTCCCAGTGTTCACTTACACAGAGCAGCATGTCCTCCATCAGGATCAGCCCTTTGTCCAGGATGACTGCTACTATCATGGTTTTGTGGAAGGGATCTCTGAGTCCCTGGTTGCCCTCAGCACCTGTTCCGGGGGCTTTCAAGGAATGCTACAGATAAATGAACTTGCTTATGAAATTAAGCCAATAAAGCTTTCTGTTACATTTGAACACTTGTTATATAAGATAGACACTAATGAGACACAGTTCCCATCTATGAGATGTGGgttaacagaagagaaaatagcACGTCAATTGGAATTGCAAATGTCACATAATTTCACTCTGAAACAAAGTTCTTATTTGGGGTGGTGGATCCACTCACGTTTTCTTGAGATAGCAGTGGTTGTGGACTATCATAGATATGTTTTCTTGGAAAGGAATGTGACAACGATAAAGTTGAACATAATTGATATTATCAATGTAGTGGATTCTATATATCAGGCCTTAGAAATTGACCTAGTTTTGACTGGGTTGGAGGTCTGGACTACAGATAATCCAATTAATACCACTGATATCTTAGATTATGTTTTGGACTACTTTTGTACTTGGAAGCAAAATAACCTTGCTAGACGTCTGCATCATGATATTGTACATCTGTTTTTGAAAGAATATCGTGGTGCCGGGAAACTTGGTGTCGCCTATGTTGGAGGAGCATGCCGTCCTCTTTATAACTGTGGAGTTGAACTGATTTCAGGCAACCAACCTTCCAATTTTGCAATTGCTATGAGCCATGAGATTGGTCATAATTTGGGTATGTGGCATGATGAACGATATTGTGGATGTGGATCCAGGGCATGCGTAATGAATAAGTACTACACTTATTCATTTAGATTTAGCAATTGCAGTTATGCCGATTATTGGAACAATCTCcggaatacatgtatttatccTGTTGCACATGATTCGGATGTCTTTAAGATTAAATACTGTGGGAACGAAGTAGTTGATGCAGGAGAAGAGTGTGATTGTGGATCTTCCCAGCAGTGTGCAAGAAATCCCTGTTGTCATTCTAATTGCACTTTCAGTCCTGGATCATCTTGTTCTTCTGGGCTTTGTTGCAAAGACTGTAAATTTAGGCCACCAGGGACTTTATGTAGACATCCAGCCAGTAAATGTGACCTTCCAGAGTGGTGCAATGGGACATCCCATGAATGCCCAGATGATGTATATGTGCAGGATGGAAGCCCTTGTAGTGACAATGCCTACTGCTATAAAAAGATATGTAATACCCATGATTTACAGTGTAAAGAGATTTTTGGCAGAGATGCAAGGAGTGCATCTCAGAGTTGCTacaataaaatcaacacccaagGAAATCGTTTTGGGCACTGTGATATTGTAGGCACAAGATATATCAAATGTTCGGAACCTGATATCATGTGTGGAAGGGTTCAGtgtgaaaatgtgaaaaaaattccCACTCTCCAAGCACATTTTACAGTGCATCAGCTTAACTTCAATCAAAACACTTGCTGGGGCACTGATTATCATTTAGGGATGTCCATACCTGATATTGGTCAAGTTAAAGAAGGCACCTCATGTGCTCCAGGAAAGATCTGCATCAGTAAGAAGTGTGTCAGTATGGTTCAGCCGACCGAAATCTGTCAGCCTGAGACCTGCAACATGAGGGGGGTCTGCAATAACAAACATCACTGTCACTGCAACCATGAATGGTCACCTCCCAACTGTAGTAACAAAGGCTATGGAGGTAGTGAAGATAGTGGTCCACCTCCTGGGAAACCCGTTCCAGAGTTCAATGTGACTAGAACTACCACTGCAACTGTGCCTGGACATGCAACTGGAACTACCACAGGAAATGCGCCTGGGCCCGAGACTGGGAGTGCTACCGGAAATGTGCCTGGAAGAATGACTGGAATTACCACGGGAAATGCGCCTGGGCCCGAGACTGGAAGTGCTACCACGGAAAATGCGCCTGGGCCTGAGACTGGAAGTGCTACCGGAAATGTGCCTGGAAGAATGACTGGAATTACCATGGGAAATTCACCCGGAGCAACGCCTGAAAGCACCATGAAATATACGTCTGGACACACGACTGGAAAGACTGGAAGGACTCAAAGTACCACTGGAAATGTGCCTGGAGGAACCACCGGAAAGGTGACTGGAAGTGCACTGAAAAAGAGAAACTCATGGTTATTATGGCCCCTTATCTtgcttcttttaattttatgtttactcGCTATGCATTatatagcaatgaaaaagaaaaagaaaactgctaTTGGTCAAGCAAAACCTGAGgagaagaaagtgaaagaaatggaaaaggaagaagtcaTACCTAATTAA